In Desulfovibrio sp. 86, the following proteins share a genomic window:
- a CDS encoding adenylosuccinate synthase, whose product MANTVIIGAQWGDEGKGKIVDMLSAQSRAIVRFQGGNNAGHTIKVQGKETILHLIPSGILHEGKICLIGNGVVLDPFVFLEEVDHLAAKGIDVSPARLGISKKAHLIMAYHKSLDKAREAKRAAHKIGTTGRGIGPCYEDKAARIGLRAGDLTNPALVRAKVAHALQEKNTLLRDLYKFEPLDEAAVCEELLALAPRIAPYLTEVEDRLQEVQAEGGDILFEGAQGIHLDIDHGTYPFVTSSNTVAGNASAGCGIGPSALDRVVGIVKAYTTRVGSGPFPTEQLDDTGSYLRTQGHEFGATTGRPRRCGWLDAVILRESVRLCGMTDIALTKLDVLQNLPGLRICVAYELDGRKLDYTPQEEGALERVTPVYEDLPGFEEDITDCTRYDALPETVRSYIARIEELTGVKVSIVSVGAERTQTIVR is encoded by the coding sequence ATGGCTAATACGGTAATCATCGGCGCACAGTGGGGCGACGAAGGCAAGGGCAAAATCGTTGACATGCTGAGCGCCCAGAGCCGGGCCATTGTCCGTTTTCAGGGCGGCAACAACGCCGGTCACACCATCAAAGTTCAGGGCAAGGAAACCATTCTGCACCTGATCCCTTCAGGCATCCTGCACGAAGGCAAAATCTGCCTCATCGGCAACGGCGTGGTGCTTGACCCCTTTGTGTTTCTTGAAGAGGTGGACCATCTCGCCGCCAAGGGCATTGACGTTTCCCCTGCCAGGCTCGGCATCAGCAAGAAAGCCCACCTCATCATGGCCTACCACAAAAGCCTGGACAAAGCCCGCGAAGCCAAACGCGCCGCCCACAAGATCGGCACCACCGGTCGTGGCATCGGCCCCTGCTATGAAGACAAGGCCGCCCGCATAGGCCTGCGCGCCGGCGACCTCACCAATCCGGCCCTGGTGCGCGCCAAGGTGGCCCACGCCCTGCAGGAAAAAAACACCCTGCTGCGCGACCTCTACAAATTTGAGCCTCTGGACGAAGCCGCTGTCTGTGAAGAACTGCTGGCTCTGGCCCCGCGCATTGCCCCCTACCTCACCGAAGTGGAAGACCGCCTGCAGGAAGTGCAGGCCGAGGGCGGCGACATTCTTTTTGAAGGCGCTCAGGGCATCCATCTGGATATCGACCACGGCACCTATCCCTTTGTGACCTCATCCAATACCGTGGCGGGCAACGCTTCCGCCGGTTGCGGCATCGGCCCCTCGGCTCTTGACCGCGTGGTGGGCATCGTGAAGGCATACACCACCCGCGTGGGCTCCGGCCCCTTCCCCACCGAGCAGCTTGACGACACGGGCAGCTATCTGCGCACCCAGGGCCACGAGTTCGGGGCCACCACTGGTCGCCCCCGCCGCTGCGGCTGGCTGGACGCCGTTATCCTGCGCGAAAGCGTGCGCCTGTGCGGCATGACCGACATTGCGCTGACCAAGCTCGATGTGCTGCAAAATCTGCCCGGCCTGCGCATCTGCGTGGCGTATGAACTCGATGGCCGCAAGCTCGACTATACGCCGCAGGAAGAAGGCGCGCTGGAAAGGGTCACCCCCGTGTATGAAGACCTGCCCGGCTTTGAAGAAGACATCACCGACTGCACCCGTTATGACGCCCTGCCCGAAACCGTGCGTTCCTATATCGCCCGTATTGAAGAGCTTACCGGCGTAAAGGTGAGCATTGTCTCTGTGGGCGCCGAACGCACGCAGACCATCGTGCGCTGA
- a CDS encoding IMP cyclohydrolase, which yields MSDLKAMYSTVRKDAFPETMTILLGDEKLVFQKRVWTLDGEEKGLRYGENPDQPAALYALKEGSITCGGLEWRGPGHGIVSAMTEAQMIQAGKHPGKTNLTDVDNGANMLQYLADRPAAIILKHNNPCGAAWSKDGVAVALEKAFWCDRIAAFGGAVVVNRPFTREAAEIVAANYFEVVAAPAFEEGVVEILKGRKNLRIMELPGLGRLEELTSSAFLDIKCLADGGMVVQKSFVNRILSGKDFLPATATTKDGLSVTARAPSPAELDDLRFAWAVEAGVTSNSVIFVRDGATLAIGTGEQDRVGCVELAIHKAHTKYADTLAFRELGMTLYELKLKAVQDADMAEKLADIERRTEEARGGLIGSALVSDGFFPFRDGVDVALAQGVTAIAQPGGSMRDAEVIMACNEAVPQVAMVFTGQRSFKH from the coding sequence ATGTCGGATCTCAAGGCCATGTACAGCACTGTGCGCAAGGACGCTTTTCCTGAAACCATGACCATTCTTCTTGGCGACGAAAAGCTTGTATTTCAAAAACGTGTCTGGACGCTGGACGGCGAAGAAAAAGGCCTGCGCTACGGGGAAAACCCCGATCAGCCCGCAGCCCTCTACGCCCTGAAAGAAGGCTCCATCACCTGCGGCGGCCTTGAGTGGCGCGGCCCCGGTCACGGCATCGTTTCGGCCATGACCGAAGCGCAGATGATCCAGGCTGGCAAACACCCCGGCAAGACCAATCTGACGGATGTGGACAATGGCGCCAATATGCTTCAATACCTCGCCGATCGTCCGGCGGCCATCATCCTGAAGCACAACAATCCCTGCGGCGCGGCCTGGAGCAAGGACGGCGTGGCCGTGGCCCTTGAAAAGGCCTTCTGGTGCGACCGTATCGCCGCCTTTGGCGGGGCGGTGGTCGTCAACCGGCCCTTCACCCGTGAGGCGGCCGAGATTGTCGCGGCCAACTACTTTGAAGTGGTGGCGGCTCCGGCCTTTGAAGAGGGCGTTGTGGAAATCCTCAAGGGCCGCAAGAATCTGCGCATTATGGAATTGCCCGGTCTTGGCCGCCTTGAAGAACTGACCTCTTCCGCCTTTCTTGACATCAAGTGTCTGGCCGACGGCGGCATGGTGGTGCAGAAGTCCTTTGTGAACCGTATTCTTTCCGGCAAGGATTTTCTGCCCGCCACGGCAACGACAAAGGACGGCCTTTCGGTGACGGCGCGCGCGCCCAGCCCGGCGGAACTGGACGACCTGCGCTTTGCCTGGGCCGTGGAAGCCGGGGTGACGTCCAATTCGGTGATTTTTGTGCGCGACGGGGCAACCCTTGCCATCGGCACCGGCGAGCAGGACCGCGTGGGCTGCGTGGAACTTGCCATCCACAAGGCGCACACCAAGTATGCGGACACGCTGGCCTTCCGTGAACTGGGCATGACTTTGTACGAGCTCAAGCTCAAGGCTGTTCAGGATGCGGACATGGCGGAAAAGCTGGCCGACATCGAAAGGCGCACCGAAGAGGCCCGTGGCGGGCTCATTGGCTCGGCTCTGGTGTCCGACGGGTTCTTCCCCTTCCGCGACGGCGTGGACGTGGCTTTGGCGCAGGGCGTGACGGCCATTGCGCAGCCCGGAGGCTCCATGCGCGACGCGGAAGTGATCATGGCCTGCAACGAGGCCGTGCCGCAGGTGGCCATGGTGTTTACGGGGCAGCGTTCCTTCAAGCATTAG